From a single Vitis vinifera cultivar Pinot Noir 40024 chromosome 18, ASM3070453v1 genomic region:
- the LOC100245344 gene encoding cysteine proteinase 15A, whose amino-acid sequence MDCLLRSVLLLFVPFLLFFGAMSDVSSNELDDLLIRQVVSNSDDLLSAEHHFAAFKARFRKTYATAEEHDYRFSIFKANLRRAKRNQLLDPSAVHGVTRFSDLTPAEFRQNYLGLKPLRFPIDTQQAPILPTNDLPTDFDWRDHGAVTAVKDQGECGSCWSFSTTGALEGAHFLATGNLVSLSEQQLVDCDHECDPEEYGACDRGCNGGLMNTAFEYILKAGGVVRGEDYPYTGTDGHCKFDKTKIAASVSNFSTVSIDEDQIAANLVKNGPLAVGINAIFMQSYAGGVSCPFICSTSLNHGVLLVGYGSAGYSPIRFKEKPYWLLKNSWGQNWGEHGYYKICRGHNICGVDSMVSTVAAIQSAT is encoded by the exons ATGGATTGTCTCCTTCGCTCCGTTCTCCTGCTTTTTGTgccttttcttttgttctttggGGCCATGTCTGATGTATCTTCTAATGAATTGGATGATCTTCTGATTCGCCAAGTCGTGTCGAACAGTGATGATCTCTTGAGCGCCGAACACCATTTCGCCGCATTCAAGGCCAGGTTCCGGAAAACGTACGCCACGGCGGAGGAGCACGACTACCGGTTTAGCATCTTCAAGGCTAATTTACGGCGTGCTAAACGAAACCAGTTGCTTGATCCTTCCGCCGTGCACGGTGTCACTCGATTTTCTGATTTAACTCCGGCGGAGTTTCGGCAAAACTATCTCGGATTAAAGCCTCTTCGGTTCCCAATCGATACACAACAGGCTCCAATACTTCCGACGAATGATCTCCCTACAGATTTCGATTGGAGAGATCATGGCGCGGTAACAGCTGTTAAAGATCAA ggTGAATGCGGATCATGCTGGTCATTCAGCACAACTGGAGCCTTGGAAGGAGCTCATTTTCTCGCCACTGGAAATCTTGTTAGCCTGAGCGAACAGCAACTTGTGGATTGTGACCACGAG TGTGATCCAGAAGAATATGGTGCTTGTGACAGGGGCTGCAATGGTGGGTTGATGAACACTGCCTTTGAATACATACTGAAGGCTGGGGGAGTTGTGCGAGGGGAGGATTATCCTTACACTGGGACTGATGGTCATTGCAAGTTTGACAAAACAAAAATTGCTGCATCTGTATCTAACTTCAGTACTGTTTCTATTGATGAAGATCAAATTGCTGCGAATTTGGTGAAGAATGGCCCTCTTGCAG TGGGCATCAATGCGATTTTCATGCAATCATACGCGGGTGGAGTTTCATGCCCATTCATTTGCTCAACCAGTTTGAATCATGGGGTACTTCTAGTTGGATATGGGTCTGCTGGTTATTCCCCCATCCGATTCAAGGAAAAGCCTTATTGGCTCTTGAAGAACTCCTGGGGTCAAAATTGGGGAGAGCATGGGTATTACAAGATTTGCAGGGGTCATAATATATGTGGAGTGGATTCCATGGTCTCAACGGTTGCAGCTATCCAATCCGCTACTTAG
- the LOC100248853 gene encoding cysteine protease RD19A has product MDFLSNFVLLLLVPSLLVLKAVSEASFDESDNLMIRQVESHVDDFLNAERHFEKFKARFQKTYATPEEHDYRFNVFKANLRRAKRHQLLDPSAVHGVTQFSDLTPAEFRRDYLGLNPLRFPADAQQAPILPTDNLPTDFDWRENGAVTPVKNQGNCGSCWSFSTIGALEGAHFLATGNLESLSEQQLVDCDRECDPEEYDACDDGCNGGLMNNAFEYILKTGGVEREKDYPYTGRDRSPCKFNESKIVASVSNFSVVSIDEDQIAANLVKNGPLAVGINAVFMQTYTAGVSCPFLCSGELDHGVLLVGYGSAGYSPIRFKEKPYWILKNSWSKYWGEHGYYRICRGQNMCGVDSMVSSVVAAIQTTSQ; this is encoded by the exons ATGGATTTTCTCTCCAACTTCGTTCTCCTCCTTCTTGTACCTTCTTTGTTGGTTTTGAAGGCTGTTTCTGAGGCATCTTTCGATGAATCCGACAACCTCATGATACGCCAAGTTGAGTCACATGTTGATGATTTCTTGAATGCTGAACGCCATTTTGAGAAATTTAAGGCCAGGTTCCAAAAAACCTACGCCACCCCAGAGGAGCACGACTACCGCTTTAACGTTTTCAAAGCTAACTTACGCCGTGCTAAACGACACCAGTTACTTGATCCTTCCGCTGTACATGGCGTCACTCAATTCTCTGATTTAACTCCTGCGGAGTTTCGTCGTGATTATCTTGGATTGAATCCTCTTCGGTTCCCGGCCGATGCACAACAGGCTCCAATCCTCCCAACGGACAACCTCCCTACTGATTTCGATTGGAGAGAGAATGGGGCCGTGACACCGGTTAAGAATCAA GGTAATTGTGGATCATGCTGGTCGTTTAGTACAATTGGAGCCTTGGAGGGAGCTCATTTTCTTGCGACGGGAAATCTTGAGAGTCTGAGTGAGCAACAGCTTGTGGATTGTGACCGTGAG TGTGATCCAGAAGAATATGATGCATGTGATGATGGGTGCAACGGTGGACTAATGAACAATGCCTTTGAGTACATACTGAAGACTGGGGGAGTTGAGAGAGAGAAGGACTACCCTTACACTGGGAGGGATCGCAGTCCTTGCAAATTTAACGAGAGCAAAATCGTTGCATCTGTATCTAACTTTAGTGTCGTGTCTATCGACGAAGATCAAATCGCTGCCAATCTGGTGAAAAATGGCCCTCTTGCAG TGGGTATCAATGCAGTTTTCATGCAAACATACACGGCTGGAGTTTCATGCCCTTTCCTTTGCTCAGGGGAGTTAGATCATGGGGTGCTTCTGGTTGGATATGGTTCTGCTGGTTATTCCCCTATCCGGTtcaaagaaaaaccttattgGATCCTAAAGAACTCCTGGAGTAAATACTGGGGAGAGCATGGTTATTACAGGATCTGTAGGGGTCAAAATATGTGTGGAGTGGATTCCATGGTCTCATCTGTAGTAGCAGCTATCCAAACCACTAGCCAATAA
- the LOC100267659 gene encoding uncharacterized protein LOC100267659 isoform X2 → MEEEQGNSSSSNLETGKAERSVWLMKCPLAVSKSWQSHSSSESQPVAKVVLSLDPLRSEDPSALEFTMEMTGTGAPNMPKSYSLNMFKDFVPMCVFSETNQGRVAMEGKVEHKFDMKPHNENIEEYGKLCRERTNKSMIKNRQIQVIDNDRGVHMRPMPGMVGLIASNSKDKKKTAPVKGSDMKRTRRDRGELEDIMFKLFERQPNWALKQLVQETDQPAQFLKEILNELCVYNKRGTNQGTYELKPEYKKSAEDTGAE, encoded by the exons ATGGAGGAAGAGCAGGGTAACAGTAGCAGTAGCAACTTGGAGACGGGAAAGGCGGAGAGATCGGTGTGGCTGATGAAGTGCCCCTTGGCGGTGTCCAAATCATGGCAATCCCATTCTTCCTCTGAATCACAACCTGTCGCCAAGGTCGTCCTCTCCCTCGATCCTCTCCGCTCCGAAGATCCCTCTGCGCTGGAG TTCACAATGGAAATGACTGGCACTGGGGCTCCTAATATGCCAAAAAGTTACTCCTTGAATATGTTCAAAGATTTTGTTCCTATGTGTGTTTTTTCTGAGACAAATCAAG GTAGAGTTGCAATGGAAGGGAAAGTAGAGCATAAATTTGACATGAAGCCTCACAATGAAAATATTGAGGAGTATGGCAAATTGTGCCGTGAAAGGACAAATAAATCTATGATTAAGAATAGACAAATTCAG gTGATTGACAATGACCGTGGAGTGCATATGAGGCCTATGCCTGGAATGGTTGGTCTGATTGCATCCAATTCTAAG GATAAGAAGAAAACTGCGCCAGTTAAGGGCTCTGACATGAAAAGAACTAGAAGGGATCGTGGGGAACTGGAAGATATTATGTTCAAGCTTTTTGAAAGGCAACCTAACTGGGCCTTAAAGCAGCTAGTCCAAGAGACAGATCAACCTGCG CAATTTTTGAAAGAGATACTGAACGAGCTCTGCGTGTACAATAAAAGAGGAACCAATCAAGGAACTTATGAGCTTAAGCCAGAATATAAGAAATCTGCTGAGGATACAGGTGCTGAATAA
- the LOC100267659 gene encoding uncharacterized protein LOC100267659 isoform X1 yields the protein MEEEQGNSSSSNLETGKAERSVWLMKCPLAVSKSWQSHSSSESQPVAKVVLSLDPLRSEDPSALEQFTMEMTGTGAPNMPKSYSLNMFKDFVPMCVFSETNQGRVAMEGKVEHKFDMKPHNENIEEYGKLCRERTNKSMIKNRQIQVIDNDRGVHMRPMPGMVGLIASNSKDKKKTAPVKGSDMKRTRRDRGELEDIMFKLFERQPNWALKQLVQETDQPAQFLKEILNELCVYNKRGTNQGTYELKPEYKKSAEDTGAE from the exons ATGGAGGAAGAGCAGGGTAACAGTAGCAGTAGCAACTTGGAGACGGGAAAGGCGGAGAGATCGGTGTGGCTGATGAAGTGCCCCTTGGCGGTGTCCAAATCATGGCAATCCCATTCTTCCTCTGAATCACAACCTGTCGCCAAGGTCGTCCTCTCCCTCGATCCTCTCCGCTCCGAAGATCCCTCTGCGCTGGAG CAGTTCACAATGGAAATGACTGGCACTGGGGCTCCTAATATGCCAAAAAGTTACTCCTTGAATATGTTCAAAGATTTTGTTCCTATGTGTGTTTTTTCTGAGACAAATCAAG GTAGAGTTGCAATGGAAGGGAAAGTAGAGCATAAATTTGACATGAAGCCTCACAATGAAAATATTGAGGAGTATGGCAAATTGTGCCGTGAAAGGACAAATAAATCTATGATTAAGAATAGACAAATTCAG gTGATTGACAATGACCGTGGAGTGCATATGAGGCCTATGCCTGGAATGGTTGGTCTGATTGCATCCAATTCTAAG GATAAGAAGAAAACTGCGCCAGTTAAGGGCTCTGACATGAAAAGAACTAGAAGGGATCGTGGGGAACTGGAAGATATTATGTTCAAGCTTTTTGAAAGGCAACCTAACTGGGCCTTAAAGCAGCTAGTCCAAGAGACAGATCAACCTGCG CAATTTTTGAAAGAGATACTGAACGAGCTCTGCGTGTACAATAAAAGAGGAACCAATCAAGGAACTTATGAGCTTAAGCCAGAATATAAGAAATCTGCTGAGGATACAGGTGCTGAATAA